In Aspergillus luchuensis IFO 4308 DNA, chromosome 1, nearly complete sequence, the following are encoded in one genomic region:
- a CDS encoding bZIP transcription factor (COG:K;~EggNog:ENOG410PY65): MSPTPEPPTAKKRESRAGARKVTSLSAEQLERKRANDREAQRTIRQRTKEHIERLEHQVAELKAKGEQFDDVVRRNVALEHEIRALKHQLALAGRQGYPGMEGTYSNAAPGSMLPATQFAEPLGMNPASRAPSVISTSSRVSVGSEWPPYGTNRSPSTCESSEANYGNRAEPYLFENQLQPASAMSVAPPQVSYSAPVGAQPDPTFQSYAQAYHTGNATRGPVDDLAPHPSQPVHYVPGQRPMSVPTIPTERPAGYSLVHAPQPYHQHTLPPQTRNDYGYAWNPHQS; encoded by the exons ATGAGCCCTACTCCAGAACCCCCCACGGCCAAAAAGCGCGAGTCCCGTGCTGGGGCGCGTAAAGTGACGTCGCTCTCTGCCGAACAGCTGGAGAGGAAGCGCGCCAACGATCGGGAAGCCCAAAGAACCATTCGTCAGCGGACCAAGGAGCACATTGAACGGCTGGAGCACCAAGTGGCAGAGTTGAAAGCCAAGGGGGAACAATTTGACGACGTCGTCCGACGGAATGTGGCGTTGGAACATGAGATTCGAGCTTTGAAGCATCAGCTCGCCCTGGCTGGTAGGCAAGGATATCCGGGTATGG AAGGAACTTATAGCAATGCTGCTCCCGGGTCTATGCTCCCGGCCACGCAGTTTGCAGAGCCTCTGGGGATGAATCCAGCTTCTAGGGCCCCCTCGGTCATCTCCACGTCCAGTCGTGTCTCGGTAGGGTCGGAATGGCCACCCTATGGCACAAACCGGTCACCCTCAACATGCGAATCGAGCGAGGCGAATTATGGGAACCGGGCTGAACCGTACCTGTTCGAAAATCAACTTCAGCCGGCGAGCGCAATGTCTGTCGCGCCACCGCAGGTCAGCTACAGCGCGCCTGTCGGTGCCCAGCCAGACCCGACATTTCAATCGTATGCACAGGCATATCACACCGGGAACGCCACTCGTGGACCGGTAGATGACCTAGCACCCCATCCTTCCCAGCCAGTTCATTACGTGCCTGGACAGCGGCCGATGTCAGTACCGACAATACCCACAGAAAGACCGGCAGGATATTCTCTCGTGCATGCGCCGCAGCCATATCACCAACATACGCTTCCACCTCAGACCCGGAATGACTACGGCTATGCCTGGAACCCGCATCAGTCGTGA
- a CDS encoding uncharacterized protein (SECRETED:SignalP(1-22);~TransMembrane:1 (o97-116i)) produces the protein MPALTSFDISYFFFLLSQASQGQEPRQEIESGSSESFNGGSVGEDKTEMESWVLGTGYTASDRKLTQERERKEGTGRRIVETTDRERVFGSYSGSDLPGLILFFSSSVLFFSVLVLD, from the coding sequence ATGCCTGCATTAACTTCTTTTGATAtatcatattttttttttctactcaGCCAAGCAAGCCAAGGCCAAGAGCCAAGGCAAGAAATTGAATCAGGATCATCAGAGAGTTTTAATGGAGGCTCGGTTGGAGAGGACAAGACAGAAATGGAAAGCTGGGTACTGGGTACTGGGTATACAGCTTCCGATCGGAAGCTTACacaagaaagggaaaggaaagaaggaactggaagaagaatagtgGAAAcaacagacagagagagggtTTTCGGGAGTTATTCTGGATCCGATCTCCCCGGTTTgatcctctttttttcttcttctgtgttGTTCTTTTCTGTGCTAGTTTTGGATTAA
- the pdeA gene encoding 3',5'-cyclic-nucleotide phosphodiesterase PDE1 (BUSCO:EOG092620FM;~COG:T;~EggNog:ENOG410PFC9;~InterPro:IPR000396,IPR036866;~go_function: GO:0004115 - 3',5'-cyclic-AMP phosphodiesterase activity [Evidence IEA];~go_process: GO:0006198 - cAMP catabolic process [Evidence IEA]) has product MQESELPFVGANPPEAAGQGDGPGPPSLQIIVLGPTGGPREDRVTGLLVRSTSTKWSANSIVAVDAGTLLCGIIDTLEPCDNNQKSSDQGPFAGLELPHNNVPANAAHVFRHIIGAVCITHPHLDHLSAFAINTPVLEAGSGAKTLAALPSVVAAIKTHVFNDVIWPNLSDEDGGAGLVTYQRLMEGGNPMMGRGDEKGYTRVCEGLLAKCLAISHGCCRQRSSVDNDIQRRMSSAPFGVDPMRLNPRAYSMSFDEPETGYFSGARSPGYRVPGKDGWATVESSAFFIREPTTKREVIIFGDVEPDSISMNPRNRRVWEAAAPKIVASQLRAIFIECSYNDDVDDASLYGHLCPRHLIDELIVLAQKVTELKYPDSFSIRKRKRASAPEAAGDPALSPKSKKAALAGEKSGGGSRRGSARTSRRHTRARVAVEDIDENMEGSPAVSHAPSEVGMDVSLAESSDPLTVLQWPEPPLSGLLVYIIHIKDDMNDGPPPQERILQELKAQGQAAGLGCEFRVPTRGESVLI; this is encoded by the exons ATGCAAGAGTCTGAATTGCCTTTTGTAGGCGCAAACCCtccagaagcagctggcCAAGGAGATGGACCCGGTCCTCCAAGTCTGCAGATAATCGTGCTG GGTCCGACAGGAGGTCCCCGTGAGGATAGAGTCACTGGACTTCTAGTCcgatccacatccaccaaatGGTCCGCAAACTCGATCGTAGCTGTTGATGCGGGCACCCTTCTATGTGGCATTATCGACACTTTGGAACCATGTGATAATAACCAAAAGTCGTCGGATCAGGGGCCATTTGCTGGGCTCGAACTGCCACATAACAATGTACCAGCAAATGCAGCCCATGTTTTCCGGCATATTATCGGCGCTGTCTGCATCACACATCCTCATCTAGACCACCTGTCAGCGTTTGCCATCAACACTCCAGTTCTGGAGGCTGGAAGTGGCGCGAAAACGCTGGCCGCTCTGCCTTCGGTGGTTGCTGCCATTAAGACTCACGTGTTTAACGATGTAATTTGGCCAAACCTctctgatgaggatggcggtGCTGGCCTTGTTACCTACCAGCGACTTATGGAGGGCGGAAACCCCATGATGGGGCGTGGTGATGAAAAAGGCTATACGCGAGTCTGCGAGGGCTTGTTGGCAAAATGCCTGGCTATCAGTCACGGGTGTTGCAGGCAGAGATCAAGCGTCGACAATGACATTCAACGCCGGATGAGCAGCGCCCCTTTTGGTGTTGACCCAATGAGATTGAACCCAAGGGCCTATTCGATGTCATTCGACGAGCCAGAGACCGGCTACTTTTCCGGAGCACGTTCGCCAGGCTATCGCGTACCCGGCAAGGATGGCTGGGCCACCGTGGAGTCGTCAGCTTTCTTCATCCGTGAGCCTACGACAAAGCGAGAAGTGATCATCTTCGGCGACGTTGAACCTGACTCGATCTCAATGAATCCGCGCAACAGACGCGTGTGGGAAGCAGCAGCCCCGAAGATCGTTGCCTCTCAACTGCGAGCGATCTTCATTGAATGCTCCTATAACGATGATGTTGACGACGCCTCCTTATACGGCCATTTGTGCCCACGTCACTTGATCGATGAATTGATTGTATTGGCACAGAAGGTTACAGAATTGAAATACCCGGATTCGTTTTCGATAAGAAAACGCAAACGTGCAAGTGCCCCCGAGGCAGCCGGCGATCCAGCTCTCAGTCCCAAGTCAAAGAAGGCTGCTCTCGCTGGCGAGAAAAGTGGAGGAGGCTCTCGTCGGGGATCGGCCAGGACGTCACGTCGCCATACGCGTGCCAGAGTTGCTGTAGAAGACATTGACGAAAACATGGAAGGAAGCCCAGCCGTTTCCCACGCTCCGAGTGAAGTTGGTATGGATGTGTCGCTGGCAGAAAGTTCAGACCCTCTCACGGTGCTCCAGTGGCCAGAACCACCTCTGTCCGGACTACTGGTCTATATCATACATATTAAGGACGATATGAATGATGGCCCACCTCCTCAGGAGCGGATCCTGCAAGAACTCAAAGCCCAGGGACAAGCTGCCGGACTAGGATGCGAATTTCGAGTCCCCACACGTGGCGAGAGCGTTTTGATCTGA
- a CDS encoding amidase (COG:J;~EggNog:ENOG410PJW5;~InterPro:IPR023631,IPR036928,IPR000120,IPR020556;~PFAM:PF01425;~go_function: GO:0016787 - hydrolase activity [Evidence IEA]): protein MGEKAPFIHYPEARPGPTVPYKNEEQVIPVIRGLPLAVGASLIQNIGFIQSYLWGTTGFDVIRNLPLDQYSARYDPTVIPVANPNAPAADLPVPTQKRQSNAGYYTSADYIARYTSGELTPLAVVETLLPLIRRDAKPPGKHSIAFLDSQVDKIRAAAEASTQRYKDGKPLGPMDGIPVAIKDEVHMEGYRRTLGSKLDFTGEFTGTSWCVKQWEDAGAIVIGKTTMHELGLDTTNNNPNFGTPRNPHNPDYYCGGSSGGSGYAVSAGLVPIALGADSGGSIRIPASFCGIWGLKTTHGRVSGSPTISLASTTGVYGPLASNIDDLALAYRLMATPAPESSDPVSASFPSPLHTLPSTPNNNNTSKTIGIVRPWIDRASPEVLAIFNATLDHYRKLKNYTIIDITIPYLPEGQKAHALTILSEVTSSLTPSQISHLTPANKVMASMGMWQIKGQDFLAAQRLRNCLMTHLAHLFQKHPCLMIVTPTTPIPGWKIAGGEADLKRGVSDGNSTVRNMEYVWLANFSGCPAISCPAGYDVVDGGRRVPVGVMAMGEWGSEEELIEFARDGEGVLGGVAAADGGEGEGEEESSGLTVPRGEGAAWEDVIAKAREEMSS, encoded by the exons ATGGGTGAGAAAGCTCCGTTCATCCACTATCCAGAGGCCCGGCCGGGCCCCACCGTGCCGTACAAGAATGAGGAGCAGGTGATCCCCGTCATCCGCGGCCTTCCCTTGGCCGTCGGCGCCAGTCT TATCCAGAACATTGGCTTCATCCAGAGCTATCTCTGGGGGACCACTGGCTTCGATGTCATCCGCAACCTCCCCCTCGACCAATACTCCGCCCGATATGATCCGACCGTGATTCCCGTCGCTAACCCCAATGCTCCCGCTGCCGACCTGCCAGTTCCCACGCAAAAGCGACAAAGCAATGCAGGCTACTACACTTCTGCCGACTATATCGCTCGCTACACTTCGGGCGAACTGACTCCCCTTGCCGTCGTCGAGACCCTACTCCCCCTGATCCGCCGCGATGCCAAACCACCCGGCAAGCACTCGATCGCCTTTCTAGACTCGCAAGTCGACAAGATTCGCGCCGCAGCAGAAGCTTCTACACAGCGATACAAAGATGGCAAGCCACTGGGCCCAATGGATGGCATCCCCGTCGCAATCAAGGACGAAGTGCACATGGAAGGATACCGACGAACCCTTGGCAGCAAGCTCGACTTCACCGGCGAGTTCACGGGCACCTCCTGGTGTGTGAAGCAATGGGAGGACGCCGGTGCCATCGTCATTGGCAAGACCACCATGCATGAGCTGGGTCTTG ACACcacaaacaacaaccccaacttcGGCACCCCCAGAAACCCCCATAACCCCGACTACTACTGCGGCGGCTCCTCCGGTGGCTCCGGCTACGCCGTCAGCGCAGGCCTAGTCCCTATCGCCCTAGGCGCCGACAGCGGAGGCTCAATCCGCATCCCGGCCTCCTTCTGCGGCATCTGGGGACTGAAGACCACCCACGGCCGCGTGAGCGGCTCTCCAACCATCTCACTGGCGTCCACCACAGGCGTCTACGGGCCCCTAGCCTCCAACATTGACGACCTAGCCCTCGCCTACCGACTCATGGCCACGCCAGCCCCGGAATCCTCAGACCCCGTATCAGCATCATTCCCCTCACCACtccacaccctcccctccaccccaaacaacaacaacacctcaaAAACTATCGGCATCGTCCGCCCCTGGATCGACCGCGCCTCCCCAGAAGTCCTCGCCATCTTCAACGCGACCCTCGACCACTACCGCAAGCTTAAGAACTACACGATAATCGACATCACAATCCCGTACCTCCCCGAAGGCCAAAAAGCGCACGCTCTGACCATCCTCTCGGAAGTAACCTCATCCCTCACCCCATCCCAGATCTCGCACCTCACGCCCGCCAACAAAGTAATGGCTTCAATGGGCATGTGGCAAATCAAAGGCCAAGATTTCCTCGCGGCGCAACGTCTCCGTAACTGCCTCATGACGCATCTGGCTCACTTGTTCCAGAAACACCCTTGCTTGATGATCGTCACGCCGACGACACCAATCCCGGGGTGGAAGATTGCGGGCGGCGAAGCGGATCTGAAGCGTGGAGTATCGGATGGGAATTCTACGGTCAGGAATATGGAGTATGTCTGGTTGGCGAATTTCTCGGGCTGTCCGGCGATTAGTTGTCCAGCTGGGTATGatgtggtggatggtggaagGAGGGTGCCGGTGGGCGTTATGGCTATGGGAGAGTGggggagtgaggaggagttgATTGAGTTTGcgagggatggggagggtgttTTGGGtggggttgctgctgctgatggtggtgagggtgagggtgaggaggagagctcGGGGTTGACGGTTccgaggggggagggggccgCTTGGGAGGATGTTATTGCTAAGGCTAGAGAGGAGATGAGCTCTTAG
- the gwt1 gene encoding putative GPI anchor biosynthesis protein Gwt1 (BUSCO:EOG09264FWI;~COG:G;~EggNog:ENOG410PH5V;~InterPro:IPR009447;~PFAM:PF06423;~TransMembrane:13 (o20-41i53-73o79-96i136-154o166-185i205-225o240-258i270-288o308-326i347-367o387-410i440-459o465-487i);~go_component: GO:0016021 - integral component of membrane [Evidence IEA];~go_function: GO:0016746 - transferase activity, transferring acyl groups [Evidence IEA];~go_process: GO:0006506 - GPI anchor biosynthetic process [Evidence IEA]): MDPSYKARKEAFVSDLAGGSILEINAVTLVAPAAALLWSALQSRLSFFTPYSSAALVTDFLLNVLAILFATTVYSSAPWTLNVLLIAPALLLFLNSRPPRSQQKAKPPPKPTQSDRNAADMPESLPIHPFLTTYRAAMMIITCVAILAVDFQAFPRRFAKVENWGTSLMDLGVGSFVFSGGVVSARSVLKGRSNGARKTPVGQRLIASTRHSVPLLILGLVRLYSVKGLDYAEHVTEYGVHWNFFFTLGLLPPFVELFDSLAAIVPSYEALSLAVAVLYQVALESTELKSYILVSPRGPSLLSKNREGVFSFLGYFAIFLAGRATGIRIIPRGTTAQRSPQQARRGVLVTLGVQALAWSAIFILNSTYALGHGANIPVSRRLANMPYVVWVSAFNNAQLFLFCLLETVFFPSVHRTSGKDGEADRVAFATSRILKAFNRGGLAIFLVANLLTGAVNLSVPTLDVSTAQAMAILIAYAAALTGVALGLDRANIKLAI, encoded by the exons ATGGACCCCAGCTACAAGGCTCGCAAAGAGGCCTTCGTGTCTGATCTTGCTGGTGGTAGCATTCTTGAGATCAATGCTGTCACATTAGTCGCACCT GCCGCTGCTCTCTTATGGTCAGCGCTACAATCAcgcctttccttcttcactCCTTACAGCTCAGCAGCACTGGTGACCGACTTTCTGCTCAATGTACTGGCCATTCTGTTTGCCACGACTGTCTACTCCTCTGCGCCATGGACGCTGAACGTCCTGCTGATCGCCCCCGCCCTCCTGCTGTTTCTCAACTCGAGACCTCCCCGCAGCCAGCAAAAGGCTAAACCTCCACCGAAACCGACCCAAAGCGATAGGAATGCAGCGGACATGCCCGAATCCTTACCAATTCACCCATTTCTGACAACATATCgtgcagccatgatgatcatTACCTGTGTAGCCATCTTGGCGGTGGACTTCCAGGCGTTCCCACGGCGGTTTGCAAAGGTGGAAAATTGGGGCACGTCACTCATGGATCTGGGTGTGGGATCTTTCGTGTTCTCCGGCGGGGTAGTATCTGCTCGCTCTGTGCTTAAGGGCCGAAGCAATGGTGCTCGGAAGACTCCGGTAGGCCAGCGGCTGATAGCTTCCACGCGGCACTCGGTCCCTCTACTTATCTTGGGTTTGGTCAGGCTGTACAGCGTGAAGGGGTTGGACTATGCGGAGCATGTGACGGAATATGGCGTGCATTGGAACTTCTTTTTCACCCTGGGTCTTTTGCCACCCTTCGTGGAGCTCTTTGACAGCCTGGCTGCCATTGTTCCCTCCTATGAAGCTCTTTCGCTGGCAGTTGCTGTGTTGTATCAAGTCGCCCTGGAGTCGACTGAATTAAAGAGCTATATCCTTGTTTCCCCTCGCGGACCAAGTTTGCTCTCCAAAAACCGGGAAGGCGTGTTTTCGTTCCTGGGATACTTTGCGATTTTCCTGGCTGGCCGTGCCACTGGCATTCGGATCATTCCTCGCGGCACCACTGCCCAACGGTCCCCCCAGCAGGCGAGAAGAGGTGTGCTGGTGACTCTGGGTGTCCAAGCGCTCGCCTGGTCTGCGATCTTCATTCTGAATTCTACCTATGCACTAGGCCATGGCGCCAACATTCCGGTCTCGCGCCGACTTGCTAACATGCCGTATGTTGTTTGGGTATCTGCCTTCAACAATGCTCAactgtttcttttttgtcttcTGGAGACAGTTTTCTTCCCATCTGTGCATCGGACATCCGGGAAGGACGGTGAGGCCGATCGGGTGGCTTTTGCGACAAGCCGGATTTTGAAGGCATTCAATCGCGGCGGACTGGCTATCTTCCTGGTTGCCAACTTGCTCACCGGGGCTGTCAATCTGAGCGTCCCGACACTGGATGTCAGTACGGCCCAGGCGATGGCAATCCTCATCGCATACGCCGCGGCGCTCACAGGCGTAGCACTAGGATTGGATCGGGCCAACATCAAGTTGGCAATTTGA
- a CDS encoding uncharacterized protein (TransMembrane:1 (i21-42o)): MKTSHATVMIGLSHISAIIRYSSWLILDFSALCFRLLASPAWDPSQQTLRLQIKQQIASFLFLSPYFRLFLSTQPYELILYGTLSNVIGMNNEMENSDIWQERWQRMIC; encoded by the exons ATGAAAACCTCGCACGCCACAGTCATGATCGGTCTGTCGCACATAAGCGCGATAATTCGATACAGTTCTTGGCTGATCTTGGATTTTTCTGCCCTTTGTTTTCGTCTTCTTGCATCCCCAGCATGGGATCCATCACAACAGACCCTGCGATTGCAGATTAAGCAGCAgattgcttcttttcttttcctgtctCCGTATTTCAGACTCTTTCTGAGCACTCAGCCATATGAGCTCATTCTGTATGGCACTCTAAGCAACGTAATTGGGATGAACAATGAGATGGAGAACAGTGATATATG GCAGGAAAGATGGCAGAGGATGATTTgctga